From Chloracidobacterium thermophilum B:
CGGGTTTCCGGGTTTCATCCCAAGCGCACGGAAGTCGAATTCTCCAGCCTCATTGACGAGCTTCTGGCCGAGCCAGCCCCGGCAGCGCAACCATGAAAGCCATGTCCAGACCTGCTGCACCATACCGTTTCCTGACCGCGTGCTTCGTCCTGCTCTTTCTGGCCGGCTTTGGTGGCTCGTTACCGCTTCCGTCCAACCTGGACGCCATCAGTGCCGTTCAGCTCAAACGGCATCTTTCCTTTCTGGCCTCAGCCGAGCTTGGCGGACGCTATACCCTCAGTGCCGGCAATCGCATCGCAGCGCGTTACCTGGCTGCCCAACTCGAAGCCTTCGGCTACCGGGGGGCGGCCACCGATGGCTCATTTTTCCAGAAAATTCCCTTTGTGACGCGAACCGGCGGGCAGGACTCCAGGCTGATGCTGGAGGGTGCCCCAAAACCCTTTGTCCATGGCGAGGACTTCATTCTGCGCGATCCGGCGGCAACCCTGCCCAATCTGTCGCTGGAAGCTGAGATGGTCTTTGTTGGGTACGGGGCATCCCACCCAAAAATGGATGCTTACCAGATGGTCAATGCCGAGGGACGGATTGTTCTCTGCCTGGCAAGCGGCACGCCGGATGTTCTGGCCGGGGAAAGCCTGCCAAACGATTGGCGCGAGAAAGCTGCTCTGGAACATGGCGCACGGGCCATGTTGTTTGTCCCGGACGAAAAGCTGGCCGCGGGTTGGGACCAGGCAGCGGCGTACGCCCGCCGCCGGTCTGTCCCGCGCGTGCGCCCGAAAGCCGCTGCTACAACACCGGGTCAGCCAGCCATTCCAACCTTCCTGCTGAGTCCAGCCGCGGCTGAGTCCTTTCTGGCCCCGTTCAACCTCACCCTCGCACAAGTACACGAGGCAGCCAGAACCGGCGCAGCATTGCCATCCGTTGCTGCCCAGCGCCGCTGTACCATCCGCACGACTGAAAACGA
This genomic window contains:
- a CDS encoding M20/M25/M40 family metallo-hydrolase, with protein sequence MSRPAAPYRFLTACFVLLFLAGFGGSLPLPSNLDAISAVQLKRHLSFLASAELGGRYTLSAGNRIAARYLAAQLEAFGYRGAATDGSFFQKIPFVTRTGGQDSRLMLEGAPKPFVHGEDFILRDPAATLPNLSLEAEMVFVGYGASHPKMDAYQMVNAEGRIVLCLASGTPDVLAGESLPNDWREKAALEHGARAMLFVPDEKLAAGWDQAAAYARRRSVPRVRPKAAATTPGQPAIPTFLLSPAAAESFLAPFNLTLAQVHEAARTGAALPSVAAQRRCTIRTTENERVEYGQNVVGILDGADPKLKHEYVVLSAHYDHLPAQGDVIFPGADDDGSGTAAVLELARVFAEGERPKRSIFILFNTGEEMGLLGSGYFTDQEPLVPLEAIVANFNIDMIGRSRPPGDDRRENAELTDRDSVFLIGPDKHSRQLFELSEQTNAATVQLRLDYTYNDEAHPMRLFYRSDHWNFAKRGIPIVFYFTGLHADYHRPTDTVDKIDFEKMARITKLVYATAWRTANREQRFDLDVWKSRERTTPNR